The sequence ttcatagataaaaatttattcggactacctaaagttttatttaattatttggcttggacttgataattctatcaagcttcctacgtatcccgaatatCTTTGAATCTTTAAATcgagaatcaaagccacgtagttctacctattttaggtagttctcttaacttagatagttctcttaacttattgaCATGTTGATTAACTCGCTAATgatttaattgtatatttcactttactactatataattatatatatcattttatcaaacgaatcaaattaaataacgttttatcaaaccaattcgtaatcaaataaacattttatcaaaccaattcgtaatcaatcaaatgtttatcaaaccaactcgtaatcaaataaattgttTTAACAAAGCAAcccgtaatcaatcaaacgtaaaacattataattcaaatcatcaagcattttcaaaacgtaatacaaaatttgtgtttgtgtgttcatcctcgaattccacccgtgtagcttatcataacatcaatcatatcaataatcgagatatcattcatatctcgccttgtctaacgttaggactaccagccgtgcactctggccataccgcccttaggtatggtcttacaattactacccctaccccgggcaatcctagatggacaaaaccatttttatCAATCGTTCAAAATAAATATCACAACATAAAAATCACATTTGGATTTCGatccaaatcacataaataTTAACAACAACCAAATCAGCTTTCTCAAAAACAATTCGCATAATATTCTCAAATTCATTTTTCTCGACCTCAATTCGAAAGTATCGAAATCATAAATAATCATTCTTCAAATAATTAATCTCTAATCAAAATCGAGAGTAGTCAAATAgtttaaataacaattaaaactaaaaatatcaCTAAAATACATTAAAACGAATTTTAAACCAAATACTTGGCTGAGAATTATTTTTATCTGTCAGCGGATTAATTACGGATAATATTTAACCGGTATAGTTAATTGGAACGGTTTATACGGTTAGACTCGTTAAATTACTAGATGTCTTATtcgtactaattttatattatacttTGTACCGACTTTAATTGGTAAATATCAATATCAACTCTATTTGGTAAATATCAATATTAGTCCTATAATTTAACTCTAacaattaaagttacttaaaatattttattaatagaatTTATTTAGTCGAAATATTCTTAACGAATTATTTTCGGTTATCACCAGAATAGTATTGTGTAACTCAAACCGATTATTTTAAACCGGTGTAGTTAGTTTGGACTGATGATACTTTTAAACTCGTTACACGGCTAAAAATCGTAATACAAAATTTCACTTCGATAAATCTAAAAGACAactagtctaaaatttatatttttattagtaattgaTAGACGCTAATTTATAAATCGTAAATCTATTAAAATCTAACGAAACTATCGAAACTaaacttactcaaaatcatacGTACCTATagcattttttaaaaataatttgagtaTAAAATTTCGTTACCGAAATATTGCCGTCGGTCCCCGAAAATTTATCAGTGTGATCCGTACCATATTTCTTCATGATTTGATCCACTTCTAAATGCCCAATATCCATAGCCTCAAAACAAGTTAATATTTATTATCATGAAAAtaactcttttcttttttaaataaatCTTATTATTCGTTTGCTTCCTCCCTCCCTCAATCATTCATTtcatcctttatatatatagttgataagaattaaaataataaaaataaaattgaacatGTGCAAATgcatttaatttgaattagACGAGTGTATTTACAAATCACTAAAATATGCCACCAATATTAAAGGTGTCATGTATGCATAAATCTTATGGACAAGTGTTTGTACACAtgtcttttgtttgttttatatttcAACAAGTATTTTACTATTTCTTTAAATAAATGCCaccaaattcttttttttttaataaataaactaTGACTTTCTATGTTCTATCATACAAAATATTAATTCATAGCTTTCAATCCTCATTAGGTATTCATGGATATCTAATTGTGAAGCTAGCCGatacatatttaaaaaaaaaatcagatttttAGGTAcaaatgtatatataaaactcaaagttctcctaattaattattttcaaaactttCCAAGCTCTTAATCGTACATTAAGACATTTGATTAAGGTTAATAATATTCTTAAAATTCCTAATTAATTAAGacacaaatgatgtattatatTTCATATAATTAGATGTATTATATTTCATCtaagtatattaaaaaaaatttggacaCATCGACAAAACTCAATGAGTCCAGCAATATCACTGTCATCCACTATGTCTGCTAATCTTccaaaaagtttatttggaccgTATGTTGTGTGCATTGCCATTTGTATGTCAAAACAGGTTGCGTCAACGTTCAACGAAGCGTGAATTCTATCTCTCAAAGTTTGATAATCAGTTGGCGTTGAAAAATGGAGCACCTTCGATTGACCACCAACGTATATCATTGTGTCCATGGGCCcctcttttttccattctccatccCACGAAAGCATACACAGACAAGTATTCGGGGTGGACATATTTCTGCATTATCATAAAAACAgaagtaaattatatattatttgtaaattaacgAAGAAAGCTACCGAAACATATCATGGTATACACATTTCAAACTATAAGATCCGTCGATATAACATATATATCGACACCTTTCGGCACATAAGCCTAACTCCTCTGTCGATATCTGACATATATCTACGATGCATTCTCGTGATAGCTGTCGATATTGATCATATATCGACAGATATCGACGGAAGATCAAGAGACGTTTTTCTAGAATGATCTGTTAATGAGCATTAAATGCAGTTAATGATCACTTTGACTTTCACTCTTTTTCGAATATCACTCCATCAATTAAATATGAGTCTTGTCTGTTGAGATTCCCTATGAACATTACGGTTTTTTCCCCTATAAATATACGCTTTGTCTGTTCATAGTTTATTCATTCTAGTAAACTCTTAGACACTCTAGAGCCAAAAATGGAAGCGCAACCTCCACCACCTCCTCTGCTTGAATTCGAAGCACTAATAGCTTCATTCAGCGATTCGTTCCGTACGGACGAAATAATCCGCTTCATGAGGGGCATGGCGAACACCATGTCTTTCGCTGCAGATGCCATGACTGACCATCTGGAGTCAGTTAAGGAAAAAAACAGGCGGCTGAAGAGGATAATTAGGCGCCTCAAAAGGCAGTTGAAGAAGTCCAAGATGGACTACGCTGACACCCTTTTGGGTCCTGAGTATCTGAATGTttagtttatgtattttttgtttTCAATGTTTATATGCTTTTGTTATTATGTGTTTTGTGTCTCTTTTGTTTATGTGTTATGTGTTTGTCTCTTATGTTTTATGCacttttttattgtgtttttgttcgttttttgatgttttatgtattttttctttattgtaatataaaaatattgtcCTTATCTATGTTTTATGTCTTTTGTGTTTGAATCTTATGATTTAGAATGGAAAATCACATTTAACCGaggtcgatatatgtcgatattcATCAGCTATCGACGCAGATATATCTGTCGATATTCATAAGATATCGACGGATATCGACCCTTTTGGGAAAAAATCGCAGAGTGATGTTCCAAACCAAATGCATCTTCCTACAACAATGTCACTGTTTTTAGGGATTCGCACGACCAGGAATAACATGAAAAGGCAACAGCAACAATATAAATTGGGTTTTAGAGAAACAAAATGTTACATCTTAACCATGAATGGACGAAGCTttaaatattgtaaataaatgaaaaacttacatgattgtataaaatcttgaagcacaaactgtgggttggattgattgttgttcGTAGTCTGTAAATTGatttgttctttagagagagagagatagatagaaagagagagagagcgcgcgcgagaaaaagagaaagaggggGGAAGACAACGTTATAAAAGGTTAGAGACAAGGGCAAGTCTCTAACCTTTTATAACGTTGTCTTTCCcccctctttctctttttctcgcgcgcgctctctctctctctctctatctatctctctctctctctctaaagaacaaatCAATTTACAGACTACgaacaacaatcaatccaacccacagtttgTGCTTCAAGATTTTATGCAATATTTAAAGCTTCGTCCATTCATGGTTAAGATGTAACATTTTGTTTCTCTAAAACCCAATTTATATTGTTGCTGTTGCCTTTTCATGTTATTCCTGGTCGTGCGAATCCCTAAAAACAGTGACATTGTTGTAGGAAGATGCATTTGGTTTGGAACATCACTCTGCGATTTTTTCCCGAAAGGGTCGATATCCGTCGATATCTTATGAATATCGACAGATATATCTGCGTCGATAGCTGATgaatatcgacatatatcgacctCGGTTAAATGTGATTTTCCATTCTAAATCATAAGATTCAAACACAAAAGACATAAAACATAGATAAGgacaatatttttatattacaataaagaaaaaatacataaaacatcaaaaaacgaacaaaaaacacaataaaaaagtGCATAAAACATAAGAGACAAACACATAACACATAAACAAAAGAGACACAAAACACATAATAACAAAAGCatataaacattaaaaacaaaaaatacataaactaaACATTCAGATACTCAGGACCCAAAAGGGTGTCAGCGTAGTCCATCTTGGACTTCTTCAACTGCCTTTTGAGGCGCCTAATTATCCTCTTCAGCCGCCTGTTTTTTTCCTTAACTGACTCCAGATGGTCAGTCATGGCATCTGCAGCGAAAGACATGGTGTTCGCCATGCCCCTCATGAAGCGGATTATTTCGTCCGTACGGAACGAATCGCTGAATGAAGCTATTAGTGCTTCGAATTCAAGCAGAGGAGGTGGTGGAGGTTGCGCTTCCATTTTTCGCTCTAGAGTGTCTAAGAGTTTACTAGAATGAATAAACTATGAACAGACAAAGCGTATATTTATAGGGGAAAAACCGTAATGTTCATAGGGAATCTCAACAGACAAGACTCATATTTAATTGATGGAGTGATATTCGAAAAAGAGTGAAAGTCAAAGTGATCATTAACTGCATTTAATGCTCATTAACAGATCATTCTAGAAAAACGTCTCTTGATCTTCCGTCGATATCTGTCGATATATGATCAATATCGACAGCTATCACGAGAATGCATCGTAGATATATGTCAGATATCGACAGAGGAGTTAGGCTTATGTGCCGAAAGGTGTCGATATATATGTTATATCGACGGATCTTATAGTTTGAAATGTGTATACCATGATATGTTTCGGTAGCTTTCTTcgttaatttacaaataatatataatttacttcTGTTTTTATGATAATGCAGAAATATGTCCACCCCGAATACTTGTCTGTGTATGCTTTCGTGggatggagaatggaaaaaagaggGGTCCATGGACACAATGATATACGTTGGTGGTCAATCGAAGGTGCTCCATTTTTCAACGCCAACTGATTATCAAACTTTGAGAGATAGAATTCACGCTTCGTTGAACGTTGACGCAACCTGTTTTGACATACAAATGGCAATGCACACAACATAcggtccaaataaactttttggAAGATTAGCAGACATAGTGGATGACAGTGATATTGCTGGATTCATTGAGTTTTGTCGATGGAATAAACATGATGTGATGCCATTATATGTTTCTATGACACCGCGAACAAGTGTTGCGGAAGTAAGAAGACCAATTGTTGCTGAAGTACGGCGACCAAGTGTTGCGAAAGTAAGACGACCAATTGTTGCTGAAGTAGAAGCAACCAGAATAAGTTCTTGTGTTCCCAACATAGCAATTGAGACTCGTGCTCCGGCAAAACATGTCATGAATCCATATACCCAATCTCCTCTTGGGCTAGACGATATTACATTGGATCACAATTGTGGGTATGCGAATGTAGTGAACGGGGATGATCACGGATATGATAATGGTTGTGATAACGATGATCATGGATATGATAACGATTACAATGGATATGACAATGATGATCATGTATATGATAACGATGATCGCCAAAGATCCGTTTCAGAACCATCGATTGATGATGTTCAACCAAGTTTGAATGAGATTGATGATGAAGCAAGAATGAGAAGGAGAACAGATCCATTTCGGTATGTTCCACAAGTACCAGAGGAACCGGCCATTCTGATGAAAATTACAGAATCTTCAGGGGATGGTGGTTTGAAGGCGCACGATATGTTCAAAAGCAAACGAGAACTGCAAGATAAACTTGGGAGATATGCAATTGATAATATGTTCGAATGGAAGGTGCACAGATCTACTAAGTCTTTGTTTGAGGTCCGATGCAAACATTTTGACACATGCAAGTGGCGGGCTAGAGGTGGAGTCATACTAGGTTCAGATATGTTCATGCTCCGAAGAATTGACAGTATGGACAGTCAAACTTGCGATAGGGGTGGACAACTATTACCGCATCATAGGCAAGCAGGTAAACAAATCGCAGGTATCATACTTAGTGATAAGTTGGATATGGAGAATCGAGTGTACCGTCTAAGTCACATCATTTGGGAGATTGAAAAATTGTTTTCAATCAACCTATCCtatatgcaagcttggagagcaagatgTTGGGTGGTAGATAGCACGAGTGGTTCACTTGAAGAATCGTACATGTTGTTACCTGACTATTGTGAGACATTGAAATTTGTTAATCAAGGTACGGTGACACATATTGAAACTGACGATGAAGATCATTTTAAATTCTTCTTCATGGCTATGGGTGCTTCAATCCGGGGTTTTAACGCACATATTCGCCCCGTTATATGTGTAGATGGAACACATTTAAAAGTTAAATATGGCGGAGTACTTTATGTTGCAGTTGGAAATGATGGTAATAATCAAATTTATCCACTGCATTCGGAATTGGTCTGAATGAATGTAATGAATCATGGGCTTATTTCTTCACCAGGTTGAAGGAATGTATTGGTGATGTTGAAGACCTAGTCATAATATCAGACAGGAATAAGAGCATTAATTATGCAGTCAATATGGTGTATCCAAATGCGGTACATGAAAGTTGTGCTCAGCATTTAAAACAGAATGTGAAGGCTAAATTTGGGGGCGGAAAAAAGTTAGACATAGCATATTAGCAAGTTGCAAAAGCCTGGCGGACCTCTGATTTTCAGGAAAGATTCGTCAGACTTCGTACTTTATGCCCGGAGGTAGCGGACTACCTAGAGTAAGCTCGAAGAGAGAAATGGACACGTGCGTACTTTTGCGCACGTCGGTATAACATTATGACGACAAACATATCAGAATCATTCAACGCTAGAATGAGAGATGGTAGATGTTTACCGATCACATTGTTGGTTgagtatataaggacaatcctcCAAGCATGGTTTCATGAAAGACGCACAAAAGCAAGTTTGATATTGGGACCTTATTTCTAGTATAAGGTACTAAGAGTTGTTATATACTGCTAATATATGAAAAATGTTTTTGCAGGAGAACATGGGTCATATATGTCCGCATTTTATAACAAGAAGATGCATAAACATGTCAATAAGTCAGTTCGTTGTTCATATAAGCCCATTGATGCTCACAATTTTGAAATCGGCGATCGAGGAAAGGGTGGAATTGTGGATTTAGGGCGGGAACATGCACGTGTAGGAAATGGCAATTGTCACAGTTTCCATGCAGACACGTATGTAAGATTGCATCAATGCATCGATTAGAGAATACATATGCGTGGGTCCAGCGTTACTACAAAAATGAGACTGTACGATTGTCATACATTGAGCCTATACATCCACTAGGCCAACAGTCTGAATGGAAAGTTTGTGAGACTCCTATGAAGGTGCTTCCTCCTAAAAAAGTTGCACCTAGAGTGGGTCGTCTGAGAAGTCAAAACCGAATACCATCGAGGGGCGAGGAGGTAACTCCAACAAGATGCACCAAGTGCAAAAATACTGATCATAATCGAGCGAATTGTACTAGTATGTTACAAGTTCCATCACGGCTTCCACCTACAATATCGAGTGAAGCAAGCTGCTCTAAGAACTCAGCTGGAAAATAGTGTGCTCTAGTATATGTTGTATTGATAATTTGTGATTGagattttatgtcttttgtaatgataattttttattgagatTTTATGTCTTTGGAATCCGGAGTTTATGTATTTAAAATGTTTTTGCAACAATTTGATGTACATCCTGATCAATAATAGCCGATAGGGGGTAAATACCGACTACATACTGTCGATATAGGGTAAATATCGACTACATACTTGCCGATATGAGGTAAATACGACAATAACAGTTTACCAACAACAACACAACATTGACAGTTTATCAACAATAAAAGTTTACCAACAATAACAGTTTATCAACATTAACAGTTTATCAACATTTACACTTTACAAACTTTTACAATCTAAGCAAATTAGCCCTGGCAATTAGATCATTCTGGTTGAACAAGCGTTGgttgaagagttccaagcacacCCGCAACCGATAGAAATGTCCATCAGACCCGGAGAAGCCATAATCCGTACAAATGGCCCCTTTTCAACATAATGCTGAGCAAAAATGTATAGGAAGATACCACAATCATTGGATTTGCAGAGCTGTTGTGGGCACCCGCGCGCCCTCTCCCACTTTATCAATAGATTACCATTATCAGGCCTCCCACTTTTCTTCCAATACTCGGCCTCTTCCATTGCTCTTGTCATAATACGAAACCAGGGTTCTAGCCATTTGTCTATTGATTCGTTGGATGCATTTGACTCTAGACTATCATAGAACTCCATCCTCATCTCCTCCACGTAGAACACCCCGAGTAACCAGTGTTCTCCTTTGTAGTTGATAGGTATTAGCACATATTTAACCTCATACCAACGGCGACTTCGAAACTCTTCCATCCCATTGATTCGATCTACAAACAACTTGGCTTGATCCCATTTTCCGGGTTTGTCATGATTCTTGGTCATATTTGACATCTCCATGAATCCAAAGAAATTTGTATCGATGGCAGTCCAATCCGGCCTCTGATGGAAGTTTTTTCCGTTCAATAACCACAAAAATGCATTTACGAGCTGTAACACAGACAAAAATGATAATGACACATATTAGTAAGGACCCAAATGGCTATAATGCACCGATATGAATGGGATATCGACGAACCCAATTGAATGATGCGTCGATATGAATGGTATATCGATGCATCCTAGTGAATTAAGCGTCGATATGAATGGGTTTCGACGAATCAC comes from Euphorbia lathyris chromosome 8, ddEupLath1.1, whole genome shotgun sequence and encodes:
- the LOC136203369 gene encoding uncharacterized protein; this translates as MRRKGREKEEEEEVEEEEEEGGVRDAGGSDGRGGRRGGGRDDKSKEEVEVKGRPKQGKKVGRDLQSLFTDHRMNYHFANDDDQYPIEQYDGHDCIKGHLLQAYDDWKKNTHCDLLRQLGETEWGQTLSWFEDAEIIGKYIDIQLVNAFLWLLNGKNFHQRPDWTAIDTNFFGFMEMSNMTKNHDKPGKWDQAKLFVDRINGMEEFRSRRWYEVKYVLIPINYKGEHWLLGVFYVEEMRMEFYDSLESNASNESIDKWLEPWFRIMTRAMEEAEYWKKSGRPDNGNLLIKWERARGCPQQLCKSNDCGIFLYIFAQHYVEKGPFVRIMASPGLMDISIGCGCAWNSSTNACSTRMI